One window from the genome of Pelobates fuscus isolate aPelFus1 chromosome 13, aPelFus1.pri, whole genome shotgun sequence encodes:
- the LOC134582654 gene encoding protein kinase C theta type-like, with the protein MKRTRKRSRNETEDSQDISDKLKTKNRKLSTRSKGQEEQTSLGHSRRKSCNEQDIERGREPKRRVIAEGPSRYQGQKRSRTSSHDEDSQVIQKRVKLSSSAKLGHKSERKSAGKSGQISPLKKQALKRSMECDLEEQVMKKRPKLSSSAKLGQKSERKSAGKISQSSPPRNKALKRSRDYDDEEEQVRQKKGKVSSGKEEEKTNKPKGNDECITGGSTQPVVESKKPLPLSVTGYLFHKVLGQGSFGQVVLASTKDTGQVVAIKLIKKAKVEEKTIQKENRILQMASGSPFLCQGLAAFQTREYTCLVMEYIPGDSLQSYMAGKEHLSMEEARFISANLVCGIQYLHARGILHRDLKPANILFDAKGYVKIADFGLCEENIFTDTTTNGRAGTVKYMAPEVLSYKEYGHSADWWSFGVILHYMITGQNPFNTKISKTHFINEVLNADPCYPTWLGSDTIDFLSKLLDKDPCARVVVGRNIREHPFFKDINWEDLERGKVSCPFLTLLTPETGTTGK; encoded by the exons ATGAAGAGAACAAGAAAACGTTCTCGTAACGAAACTGAGGACAGTCAGGACATTTCtgacaaattaaaaacaaaaaatagaaaactcAGTACCAGATCAAAAGGACAGGAAGAGCAGACATCTCTTGGACATTCCAGGAGAAAGAGCTGCAATGAGCAGGAtattgagagagggagagagccaaAGAGACGGGTCATTGCTGAGGGACCCAGCAGATATCAGGGTCAAAAACGATCCAGGACCTCCAGTCATGATGAGGATTCGCAGGTCATACAAAAAAGAGTCAAGCTCTCCTCATCTGCCAAACTGGGTCATAAAAGTGAGAGAAAGTCTGCTGGAAAAAGCGGCCAGATATCTCCACTCAAAAAACAAGCCCTGAAACGAAGCATGGAATGCGATCTTGAGGAGCAGGTCATGAAGAAAAGACCAAAGCTCTCCTCATCTGCCAAACTGGGTCAGAAAAGTGAGAGAAAGTCTGCTGGAAAGATCAGTCAGTCATCTCCACCCAGAAATAAAGCCCTGAAAAGAAGCAGGGACTATGATGATGAGGAGGAACAAGTCAGACAGAAAAAGGGAAAGGTCTCCTCTGGAAAGGAAGAGGAGAAAACAAACAAGCCAAAGGGCAACGATGAATGTATTACAG GAGGAAGTACACAGCCTGTGGTTGAATCAAAGAAGCCACTGCCTCTGTCAGTCACTGGTTACCTATTCCATAAAGTGCTGGGACAGGGGAGCTTCGGACAG GTTGTGCTCGCTTCCACCAAGGACACAGGTCAGGTTGTTGCAATTAAATTAATAAAGAAAGCTAAAGTTGAGGAAAAGACCATTCAGAAGGAGAATCGGATACTGCAAATGGCGAGCGGCAGTCCGTTCCTGTGTCAGGGACTCGCTGCCTTCCAGACCCGG GAGTACACCTGTCTGGTCATGGAGTACATACCAGGGGACAGTCTCCAATCCTACATGGCTGGGAAGGAACATCTGTCCATGGAGGAAGCAAG GTTCATTTCAGCAAACCTTGTCTGTGGGATCCAGTATCTCCATGCCCGCGGGATACTTCATAG GGATCTGAAACCAGCCAATATTCTCTTTGATGCCAAGGGCTATGTCAAAATAGCAGATTTTGGCCTCTGCGAAGAGAATATTTTTACGGATACAACCACCAACGGACGAGCTGGCACAGTCAAGTACATGGCGCCAGAG GTACTAAGCTACAAAGAGTACGGCCATTCAGCAGACTGGTGGTCGTTTGGCGTCATTCTCCATTACATGATAACTGGGCAGAATCCATTTAACACCAAGATCAGTAAGACGCATTTTATAAATGAAGTATTAAACGCTGACCCGTGTTACCCAACCTGGCTGGGCAGTGATACTATAGACTTTCTGAGCAAG cTCCTGGATAAGGACCCTTGTGCACGTGTTGTGGTGGGAAGGAACATTCGGGAACACCCCTTCTTCAAAGACATTAATTGGGAAGATCTTGAGAGGGGTAAAGTGAGCTGTCCATTCCTGACATTGCTA ACACCAGAGACAGGCACCACAGGGAAGTAA